A genome region from Methylorubrum populi includes the following:
- a CDS encoding SufD family Fe-S cluster assembly protein: protein MADVTNLRSPAEAGLSKLFESARKSFATEQAISREEAFRFFEATGLPSRRVEAFKYTDLRAAITEAAPPAEAPSEDAAKAAVAGATGFDEIEAARLTFVNGHLVAALSDLGRLPEGVTVTPLNEALAQGDARLKLLAPVEQVRENPIYQLNTAFLADGALISVAPGAKPQVPVHLRFVGTGGAAFSTATRVLVELGAASEFFLLESHEGPAGLTYQPNDALDVRIGDEAAFRHTRLNREGDAAIALSTLSVRLDARARLETVNLVTGARLSRHQIYLHVAGEDADAVVNGAALLGHGQLADSTLLADHAATGGVGREMFKTVIDGDSTGVFQGKIIVRQVAQQTDGKMKSDCLLLADDGQMMNKPELEIFADDVACGHGATCGAPDEDLLFYLMARGLPRAAAESLLVQAFVGEAVESVTHEGARDALIGGIEAWLAARG from the coding sequence ATGGCCGACGTCACCAATCTCCGCTCCCCCGCCGAGGCCGGCCTCTCCAAACTCTTCGAGTCCGCGCGGAAAAGCTTCGCCACCGAGCAGGCGATCAGCCGCGAGGAGGCGTTCCGCTTCTTCGAGGCGACCGGCCTGCCGAGCCGCCGGGTCGAGGCGTTCAAGTACACGGACCTGCGCGCCGCCATCACGGAGGCCGCCCCGCCCGCCGAGGCGCCGTCCGAGGATGCGGCCAAGGCCGCGGTTGCCGGTGCGACGGGCTTCGACGAGATCGAGGCCGCGCGCCTGACCTTCGTCAACGGCCATCTCGTGGCCGCGCTGTCCGATCTCGGCCGCCTGCCCGAGGGCGTGACGGTCACGCCGCTCAACGAAGCGCTTGCGCAGGGCGATGCCCGCCTGAAGCTGCTCGCCCCCGTCGAGCAGGTGCGCGAGAACCCGATCTATCAGCTCAACACCGCCTTCCTGGCGGACGGCGCGCTGATCTCGGTCGCCCCCGGTGCCAAGCCGCAGGTTCCGGTGCACCTGCGCTTCGTCGGCACCGGCGGAGCCGCGTTCTCGACCGCGACCCGCGTGCTGGTCGAACTCGGCGCGGCGTCCGAGTTCTTCCTGCTCGAGAGCCACGAGGGCCCGGCCGGGCTGACCTACCAGCCCAACGACGCCCTCGACGTGCGCATCGGTGACGAGGCCGCCTTCCGCCACACCCGGCTCAACCGGGAGGGGGATGCGGCCATCGCCCTCTCGACGCTCTCGGTGCGGCTCGACGCCCGGGCGCGACTCGAGACCGTCAACCTCGTCACCGGCGCCAGGCTCTCGCGCCATCAGATCTACCTGCACGTCGCGGGCGAGGACGCCGACGCCGTGGTCAACGGCGCGGCGCTGCTCGGCCACGGCCAGCTCGCGGACTCGACCCTGCTCGCCGACCACGCGGCGACCGGGGGCGTGGGCCGCGAGATGTTCAAGACGGTGATCGACGGCGATTCCACCGGCGTGTTCCAGGGCAAGATCATCGTCCGGCAGGTCGCGCAGCAGACCGACGGCAAGATGAAGTCCGACTGCCTGCTGCTGGCCGACGACGGTCAGATGATGAACAAGCCGGAACTGGAGATCTTCGCCGACGACGTGGCCTGCGGCCATGGTGCCACCTGCGGCGCGCCGGACGAGGATCTGCTGTTCTACCTCATGGCCCGCGGCCTGCCGCGCGCCGCCGCCGAGAGCCTGCTGGTCCAGGCCTTCGTCGGCGAGGCGGTGGAATCGGTCACGCACGAGGGCGCGCGCGACGCGCTGATCGGCGGGATCGAGGCGTGGCTGGCGGCACGGGGGTGA
- the sufC gene encoding Fe-S cluster assembly ATPase SufC, translated as MLEIKNLVVQIEDNRILNGLNLTVNDGEVAAIMGPNGSGKSTLSYVIAGKEDYEVLDGEILLDGQNVLEMEADARAAAGIFLAFQYPLEIPGVGTMTFLKACLNAQRKARGEDELSTPDFIRAVNAAADKLEIDKEMLKRALNVGFSGGEKKRMEILQMALLAPKFCVLDETDSGLDIDALRIVSEGVNALRAEGRSFLVITHYQRLLNHIVPDTVHVMSKGRIVKTGGKELALELEASGYAEYRASEAA; from the coding sequence ATGCTCGAAATCAAAAACCTCGTCGTGCAGATCGAGGACAACCGCATCCTCAACGGCCTGAACCTCACCGTGAACGACGGCGAGGTCGCCGCGATCATGGGCCCGAACGGGTCCGGCAAGTCGACGCTCTCCTACGTCATCGCCGGCAAGGAGGACTACGAGGTCCTCGACGGCGAGATCCTGCTCGACGGGCAGAACGTGCTGGAGATGGAGGCCGACGCGCGCGCGGCCGCCGGCATCTTCCTGGCCTTCCAGTACCCGCTGGAGATCCCGGGCGTCGGCACCATGACCTTCCTCAAGGCCTGCCTCAACGCACAGCGCAAGGCGCGGGGCGAGGACGAACTCTCGACCCCCGATTTCATCCGCGCGGTGAACGCGGCGGCCGACAAGCTCGAGATCGACAAGGAGATGCTCAAGCGCGCGCTCAACGTCGGCTTCTCGGGTGGTGAGAAGAAGCGCATGGAGATCCTCCAGATGGCGCTGCTGGCCCCGAAGTTCTGCGTCCTCGACGAGACCGATTCCGGCCTCGACATCGATGCCCTGCGCATCGTCTCCGAGGGGGTGAACGCGCTGCGCGCCGAAGGACGCTCGTTCCTCGTCATCACCCACTACCAGCGGCTCCTCAACCACATCGTGCCCGACACCGTGCACGTCATGTCGAAGGGCCGGATCGTGAAGACCGGCGGCAAGGAACTGGCGCTCGAACTCGAGGCCAGCGGCTACGCCGAGTACCGCGCGAGCGAGGCTGCGTGA